In Trichomycterus rosablanca isolate fTriRos1 chromosome 25, fTriRos1.hap1, whole genome shotgun sequence, the sequence TGCTAATAGGAAAGCTAATAGCATTGACTCACCTTAAAAGTCTCAGTAATcccatttctgcattaattagtTCAGAATCGCTGAATTTCTCAAAGATTTACAGCCTCCAGTTACTCAAAGCACAAGTCCACCAGAGGTCCTCATCGGACttctaaatataaacaatcCAAAAGCTATGCCAtgattttattacaaatcagtGAAATAGTGAATTCATAATAAATgtacatgaatgaataaatgaatttctTGATGTTTGGCTTGATAATATTCATAACAGGTGAACACCGGCTGCAAATGTATGAGCCTAAACTTCTACAAATGTGCTTAGTTGCTTTTCACTAGCGACAAATACCAAGAAATTCAgaattcatgtatttactgAATATTATTCAGTATTTTGCTGAATATtcaattaatttaaatgattcTCAATGAATAGAACTGCTATTTTTATCTATCAATCTACACTTGATCACTCTTTGATTCCATACAAAAGTTGATTTTATCTTTGGAGTTGTGTTTTGTAAAGTTGAATTGTATTCATAACTTGGGAAACTAAAAGACGATCTCAAAGTTCAAGGTAGTCATAGCTAAATTGCTAAGCAAACCACAATGAAGGACTTACGTCTATTATACAGGAAGTTTCTAGAATTACCTCAAATTCAGAAAGGCAGACTGTGCTAACCTTGATGGCTGTTATCATTTATTATCGTCTAGTTACATTAGCCCTGTAGTTCCAGTGCAATTAAACAAAGTTGACTGACCACATTTAGCAGTAAATGAAACAGTGTACTTTCACGTTCAGATAAACCATCACTTTTACCTGAACGTCAAAGGTAAGGAAAATATTAGCCGTTTCCAATTAGCAGCCTGGCTAGCAGGACATGTTGCTGTTCATGAAGTGATTTATCCAAACTTAGTGGAATTTTACACGACGTTATTGACTAACTAATGAAATGTTTTATACAGTCCATTATATATAGGTTCTTTTTGTCACTTTTAAACAATCCTATGGTGTCCAACACTGCTTTGCCTCCTAGCATCTGAAGACTCTTTAAGACGTGCTTTGCTTTAAGTCTGACATCATTTTGGATTTTCTTCCAGGCTTTGGGAATATAAAAAGCCAAATGCAAGCATGGAGCATGTCACAGAAGCCCTACAATATCCTTTCACCTGCAGCACCTCGGAGGATCTTCTTTAGATCTGTAGGTCTTTGGTCACTGAATACCTCCTCTTCCTGTTATCCTGAATTCAGGATGCATTCTGTTGCCTCTTTCTTGAGGGTTGGCCTGTTTCTTTTTCCTTCTTCTGCTTTTTCATTCAGCCCACGCATTCGCAGTCAGAAGCTGAGACCTTCTCGATGGTCCTCCACGTCGTGGACGTGTCCATGAAGGAGACGGACTCGTAATCAGTGGGCCGGCAGCAGGGCCTAGCACTGATCTTGCGCGCAGTGCGTTTTGGTAAACTGCCATTGGTTAGCAGAGCTTGCAGCGCCGCGTCGTAGTTCCCTCGGGCGCTTGCGCACGTGCCTACGCAGAACTTAAAGAGCACGATCTCTTCTGAGTCGTAGCCCATGCCCAGGTCCTTCACACGCATTTCGCGCCTCTCTAGGTGGCAGTCGCGGCTGCTCTGGCCTCGACGCCCATCCTCGGTTTTTTCCttctctttcttcttcttcttcctttttttccGTGAGCCCTTAGACTGGGAATCGGGTGTCTCAGAGGCACGGGGCGAGCGCTCCCAACGACCTAGGCGTTCCTCGTCTAGCAAAATAGAAGGCTCTGTGAATAAGATAGAAGAAACACCATCATTCAATGGAAATAGTTAGATCTGATGAATATTTTGCATAGTTGTATAAAAGCCAAGTATAAAGCCATGTTGCAGGATCAGGTGCACCCTGTGGTGCAAGTACTCTTTCTTGATGGTGACAGTGTTTTAATAAACATCAGGATGGTCAAGCTCTTTTCATCTTCTTCCCATTTACCAGATTTAAACATCACTAAACCTTTATGGGAAGTTCTGCATGATCCAACATCCCACTACAGACCATTTAGAAAGTGGATTAAagcattggaaaaaaaaaaaaaattaatatcctgttacaggttgccactattTCATCAAACAGTTCCTACATTTTTTCGACTTCAGATTTAAACCATACAGCATTGGTTCTTAACTTTTTTTAGCACCTGGCCTGCACCAAATCCGAATTATTTAAGATTGTAAAGTCTACGCAAACGGAAGACCTTTTTTTAGCAAACTTACCATAGATATTCCATAAAAAATGGTCGTCTCCATATCCCATATCCTCTTCTTCTGGCAGAGAATCAAATGCCTGCTCTTCCATTATGGCAGTAATCAAACCCTCTGCATCCTTGGAATCTTCCTGAAATCCTGGTCTGTCTCCCAGCACCAGGGGTAGCAGAGACACAAGCACCCATACAACCATCTgcacaaccacagacaagttcgTTAGTACTTGTTTCATTTGCCCTACAGCTGAGGAAGAGCTGTAGACCAGTTTCTACGTACCTTCCAGTTTCTCCTCTGGAACGTGGCCTTAGTAGCAGCTGATAACATAGCGAGCATTTGTCGTCTGACCCGAAGTCTCCTCCACCTTTTACCACCTGCTTAGAAAGAACAAGTACGCCACTGTTACCTCTTATCCCAAACATTACAAAAAGAAACATAAACTCAGAGGGTATCATGGGGGCGGCACATACACTTCCATACATCTACATTTATAAGCAAAGTGCTATAATCACACCACACAATGCCTTTAGAAAGCGGCCTGTGATCGTGCCTGGCGTGACCTGAACTGACATGCGGGCGTGACAAAGCCAGTGAATAAACAGCCTTCAGGTGAAAGAAGGCCTGCTAGGAGAGATTAGCTCTGTGTAAAGGAGGCACGCTGGGGAACTCTGGGTCTCCCAAAACCACAGATGCAGCTGATAAGCGTCTGTGCCATGCAGATGTTTACTGACTCATCGCAGTGTGAGTCAGTCAGCGCAAGCTTTGAGGTCGACACCATTCACACCAAAAAAGATTCCGAATGACCAATAAACACAAGGCGATTATTATTTACACGCTGATGCGCTGCTGTTTACAAGCTGCTGTTTGTGTGTCCACTGTGTGTAACATCATTAAAACGTTTACAGCCCGAGGTACTATAGCTGACCTTTCTGTCTGTTGACAGAGGAGTAAAATTGATGGATGACTGCAACAAAGGATTATTTATATGGTGGATAAGAAACCTCAATCAACCTCTAAGCAACCTTAAAATGACCTGCAGGCACAGGGTACAACAGTGTCAGCTCATGGACGCTACGTCAGAACCAGGAGGATACCACCACTGTCTAAGAAGCCAGACTGAAGTTCACCATAATTTACCTAAGGAAGCCACAGTCATTCTAGGCAGACGTCTTGTGAATAGACATAAAGCAAAACAAGGCCTTCAAACAAAAGAACACAGTCCCTACGGTCAAACTTGGTGGTTCacagatgttttggggttgattTGTTGCCTCTGGCACCTGATGCATTTGACATCCAAGAATTTTGGAGTGCAATATATGGTCCTGTGGCAGACACCAGAGTCTCCATCAGAGATCATGAGACTTCCAGCAGGACATTGACCCAAAGAATACAATCGCTTGAGACTCTTACTGATGCATTTCAGTATTATGTTGTAACATAGAGGTTTTAATGGACTGGACAGAGTCAAGGTCTGAATACCAAACAACTCACATACATTGAAAAACACAAAGTAACCAAAAGCACTAGACGATTATCAAACATCATAGTGCTCATAAACACTAGCAAACCTACAAACTTATTACTACAATATGGACAGAATACTTTGGAAGAATTTTAAAGTCGTTTGTCAGAAAAGTACACGACAATTAAAAGTATGGTTCAATAATGTGTACATTTCTGGTTTGTTATATAAATTACAGAAGAGTTTTTTTTAGagggtttttttgtattatGGGAACTTGTCTGCGTTAGAATAACTGTCTACATTTAAATCAGGAAGGCCACTTCAGAGCAGTAGATGTGTAGAAATCACACAAGTGTTTTAACTGTTGAAACATTGGAAACAGGatttaggaataaacaaaagCCACCTGCAGCCTTTCTGATGGCATTTAGAAGAAGAATGTGGGAGCGCCCCTCAGCTTTCACTTATTAGTGATGGTATTTCCTCAGAAATTCAATCAGAAGAGTTAAATATAGACTTAAGTGCTCGATTTAAGTGTTTTCCTTTTCTCAAACTTTATTTTCCATGGTTAAGTTGAATAAAGTTTGTATGGCAGTAGCCAATAGTTGTGTTTTGTAGTTGCGTGGATCAGGCAGCAGGTGGCAGACTATAATCCACACTGAAATCGAACCCTGAGCTTCTCAAACCTTTGGTCAACTAAACTGTCTGCAACAGCAAACTGAAAAGTACAGAACTTCAGACCTCACTAGCATGCGAGGTCAAAAAAACTACGATGGAGTATCAACGTTGGACCTGTTAAAAACTTCTATAaacataatacatttatatttagttataaCAAACATTCATCCTCAAGCAAAAATAGAAAAGctgaaacaaacaataaacactaCACACCAACAATCCAAATCATTAGGACCACCCTCCAAAACTGTGCATGTCAATTCCTATTTGGTAGcactggtgcatgtgagggtgaggggtGTATTTGTTCCTCGTTGTTTACATGTCAAATGCATTGaatctgatcagcataaagacctgaaggACCTTGATAAGAACCATATAGGTATGACCAGACGACTGGGTTAAAGGGGTGTCAAAGGCAGCCATTGTGAGAACTCACCAACTGTGGTCCAAGGAGGCACAAATCAATAACTGCCAACAAGTTGTTGGGCAGCCGACAGgacagaggacatgaaggctgtggcatctggtacggaccaacagaagatctactgtggcTTTAATTGCTGAATCATGTTAATGTCAAAAGCAACTATAATGAGCAAGCACTCGGGCATCATAACTGGACATGGAAGTAATGGAAGGTCGAAGGGTCTGACCTTCCATTGGATTGTGTTTTCACCAAGATCATGTGGACGGTCGATGGCTCCAGGATGCACAGGAGGATGATCCATCTCACAACAGAAGCTGAAGGGCCTGCTGGTAGTACCAGATACCTCAGGACTACTTATCTCAGCAGATCAGAGCTGTTTTTAGAGCACACAAGGCAGGTGGCCCTAATGTTCTGGCTCATTAACACCTATATATAAAGCACAGCGCTGTCATATGGAGACAAcacaacatttttaattttattaacttGCCACCTGCAACTCACGTTATTCATGCGTTGCAGTAACACATTTCGACCATAGAGGGCTCCATATCCCCAAAAGTTGCTTACCATAGTTAGAAAAGCCGAAGTTGCAGCTGAACGTTTTACAATAATGAACACTAAACTTCATCTGACTGAattaatacataattatatttattccaGCATTAACGTTTTGGAATATTAAAGATACTAAGCCCAGAATGTTTGCTCAGATTAATGATTAATGATGACCGGAGTGTGGTAACCGAACCGACCTGTTTTTGTCAGAACAAACAAACTGGGAGCGGGAAATATTTTCAGCACTTCTGTAAACACAGACTCTAATGCACTTCTGTTTTTATGGATTATACACAAACAGGaatcagttctcagtttaagaGCCAAAATTCTCCGAAATCAAGTGTGTTAAAATGCAACTTTGCAAGAAAGCAAACATATATATAGCACTTTCCAAAACCTACTCTCTCCTAGGGTCCCAAACATCTGCTTATTAGCACAAAAAGTTTATCTGTGCACAAGGTCTTCAAAACGTgcatataaatatgtataatatataaataaatgcatcatTTTTCATTACAGCAGTGCAGCTGAACATAAAATGTGCACAATATCCCTATCAGCTGAAATTAGCATGGTTCTAAATGGCcaaacacactatacacacttaTATCACTAGACCTTTTTGGCCCAGTAAGAAAGTAAACTGTAATGTTGCTTTTAATTTGTGCTTTTCAACTGTCCCATTACAAAAACTACCACATTCAGCAACAATACACTTTTGTTGAAACTGGAACCTTTAATTTTGTACTGGAACTTCTTTTTTAAACTTCATCCCAGTTCCAGATCCAAAAGTTCCAGTTCTGCAATCCACAACATCTGTTTTAACACCAAATCCAGCTGTTCCAGCACTAAAGATTTCAGTTCCATCTCCAGTTCCAAATCTAACCGGTTTAGGACTGTTCTGGTACCTAGTGTTACTTGCTGCAGCATCAAAGATTTTAGTCTATCAAAAAATACTAATTTATTACTGTTTCAGTTCCAGTACTAATTGTAATGGTTTTAAGAACTAAATTACCAAATCCAGTAGCAGTTCTAGTACCAAAGATTCTTCTTTTAACACACAAGAGGTTAGTCCTGCAATTAAAACCAAAGCCGCCAGCTTTAATCCCGACGTTTCCGACTTTAGTCCGAAAGCTGACTGGTCTAGAACCAAAGATTTCTCTTCAACACATAACACATG encodes:
- the LOC134302256 gene encoding artemin, producing the protein MTVASLGGKRWRRLRVRRQMLAMLSAATKATFQRRNWKMVVWVLVSLLPLVLGDRPGFQEDSKDAEGLITAIMEEQAFDSLPEEEDMGYGDDHFLWNIYEPSILLDEERLGRWERSPRASETPDSQSKGSRKKRKKKKKEKEKTEDGRRGQSSRDCHLERREMRVKDLGMGYDSEEIVLFKFCVGTCASARGNYDAALQALLTNGSLPKRTARKISARPCCRPTDYESVSFMDTSTTWRTIEKVSASDCECVG